In the Theobroma cacao cultivar B97-61/B2 chromosome 1, Criollo_cocoa_genome_V2, whole genome shotgun sequence genome, one interval contains:
- the LOC18614373 gene encoding uncharacterized protein LOC18614373 — protein MWPSINKIRGHQMQFSQTMHKQKRISNLGEYIHDLCQFRRIYPFQFLLRGHYFVYAILCFGSKKSCGRVMEYTAKQQPSQQQYQYQQAYDPSQYDQSAAYYSYTNQHQYQYDQGRQQQQYQYYPPPQDSSSQQYSLFCQDAAPIHPPGVPLDAAHRNQPTVYYQPQPAVEPQQQQQQQQVIPVTGSDSGFATANFVGNMDLAQRDNWPPQMQPASRGGRRGGRSSRGGGRGHVGNRGLRPDGSAPPYNRGRGRSGSRHFPPNGVTSAIPNSVDPSGAAAVMPPTAALPTEVPAAPLWPPPRMAWCELCRVDCNRPEILEQHKNGKRHKKNLQVHEELQKLNKVITGQQSVQVPNSGSEVVQLEKVEGSEGQHQQETSPSLAVTNDSKKETEQQKDIVNNSEASTNDSAKAKRKLWDASEARGRGFKRKMRGGRGGKYMKGNERPRRPVEPPKPKGGIPFMCELCNVKCESHVVFNSHLAGKKHIANLKRFHGHRALYGEAGLQALYPPNFNAPSPSFIPQIQQGVTDPQVVLAQLLTYVLSQAQVPGLAAPQLPLLAATSAAPCARLSSSENHYPHKFTEGSLATSEVRGGEAVKVEAETWQQSSVEKSEASLLAGINKTENQKTEPEKNEVSQQQCFTAKFEVPPPVGIDFKAENGALDLENKAVSPPMDNPILATAEYQATGDKPLLSSTSEKDTGTECKTVSSEPVEEEVEEPEEDPEEEVEEEPEEQNK, from the exons ATGTGGCCGTCAATAAACAAGATCCGGGGACACCAAATGCAATTTTCCCAAACAATGcacaaacaaaaaagaataagCAATCTAGGAGAATATATTCACGACCTTTGCCAATTTAGGAGGATatatccatttcaatttctcttgcGGGgacattattttgtttatgcAATTCTTTGTTTTGGTTCAAAGAAAAGTTGCGGAAGAGTGATGGAGTACACGGCGAAGCAGCAACCCTCCCAACAGCAATACCAATATCAGCAGGCATATGATCCTTCCCAGTACGATCAATCAGCCGCCTACTATTCCTACACCAATCAACACCAGTATCAATATGATCAAGGACGACAACAACAGCAATACCAGTATTACCCTCCTCCTCAAGATTCTTCTTCCCAACAATACTCGCTGTTTTGTCAAGACGCTGCTCCCATTCACCCTCCCGGCGTCCCCTTGGACGCTGCCCACCGCAATCAGCCAACCGTTTACTATCAACCGCAGCCTGCAGTGGAGCctcagcagcagcagcagcagcagcaggtAATTCCGGTGACGGGATCGGATTCCGGCTTTGCGACGGCGAATTTTGTGGGGAATATGGATTTGGCCCAGAGGGATAATTGGCCCCCTCAG ATGCAACCTGCATCTAGGGGTGGAAGGAGGGGTGGTAGGTCTTCTAGAGGGGGCGGCCGGGGTCATGTTGGTAACCGTGGCCTCAGACCAGATGGCTCTGCACCTCCATATAATAGGGGTCGTGGCCGAAGTGGCAGCAGGCACTTTCCTCCAAATGGTGTGACATCAGCAATTCCTAATTCTGTAGATCCAAGTGGTGCAGCTGCTGTAATGCCACCTACAGCTGCATTACCAACTGAAGTGCCTGCTGCTCCACTCTGGCCACCTCCACGTATGGCTTGGTGTGAACTGTGCAGGGTTGATTGCAACAGACCAGAAATCCTGGAGCAGCATAAGAATGGAAAGCGACATAAGAAAAACTTGCAGGTACATGAAGAGCTGCAGAAGCTGAACAAAGTCATAACTGGACAGCAAAGTGTGCAAGTGCCCAATTCAGGATCAGAAGTTGTTCAATTGGAGAAAGTTGAGGGATCTGAGGGACAACATCAACAGGAAACTTCACCCTCCTTGGCTGTTACTAATGACAGTAAGAAAGAAACTGAGCAGCAGAAAGACATAGTGAATAACTCTGAGGCATCAACTAATGATTCTGCAAAAGCTAAAAGGAAACTATGGGATGCCTCTGAAGCTCGGGGACGTGGTTTCAAGCGTAAGATGAGAGGGGGACGAGGTGGTAAATACATGAAAGGTAATGAACGACCTAGAAGACCTGTTGAGCCTCCCAAACCCAAGGGGGGTATTCCTTTTATGTGTGAGTTGTGCAATGTCAAGTGTGAATCACATGTGGTTTTTAACAGCCATTTGGCTGGTAAAAAGCACATTGCAAATCTGAAGAGGTTTCACGGGCACCGGGCTTTATATGGAGAAGCAGGACTTCAAGCACTTTATCCACCTAATTTTAATGCTCCATCACCTTCCTTCATCCCTCAAATTCAACAAGGCGTTACTGACCCACAAGTTGTTTTAGCTCAGCTGTTGACTTATGTCCTTAGTCAAGCCCAAGTCCCAGGGTTAGCAGCCCCTCAGTTACCTCTACTGGCAGCAACATCAGCAGCACCATGTGCACGATTATCAAGTTCTGAAAACCATTATCCTCATAAGTTTACTGAAGGTTCATTAGCCACATCAGAAGTGAGAGGGGGAGAAGCCGTTAAGGTAGAAGCTGAAACTTGGCAGCAATCTAGTGTGGAAAAGTCTGAAGCTTCGCTACTTGCAGGAATTAACAAAACAGAGAATCAAAAGACAGAACCTGAAAAGAATGAAGTGAGTCAGCAACAATGTTTCACTGCTAAGTTTGAGGTTCCACCTCCCGTAGGAATTGATTTTAAGGCCGAGAATGGAGCTTTAGATTTGGAAAATAAGGCAGTCAGTCCTCCCATGGATAACCCCATCTTGGCAACAGCAGAATATCAAGCCACCGGAGACAAGCCATTGCTGTCATCAACATCAGAAAAAGATACCGGAACAGAATGTAAAACAGTCTCCTCGGAGCCAGTTGAAGAGGAAGTGGAGGAACCAGAGGAGGATCCAGAAGAGGAAGTGGAGGAGGAGCCGGAGGAGCAAAATAAATAG
- the LOC18614374 gene encoding protein transport protein SEC16B homolog isoform X1: MASPPFEVEDQLDEDFFDKLVNDDDDFDFTGSSQNFVVEAIDSQEVKAFSNLTISETSPAGVDSDGKDVDFSLEAEKGGEDGGDSALLDANEDTVAANESSSVAPSNVKECSEIGLGEEGVLDRETSKSGVASGTGVKEVQWSSFNSDTNIHSSGGFRTYSEIFNDLGDNSEDPFAEVGIKDDSAMEFNTTAGVSGDSVSDLTASSYLQNNDVQYYGVGSEQNVDGQDLSNSQYWENLYPGWRYDSNTGQWYQVEGYDVNATMNSQESLGVSHSASPDAISNKKMDTYSLQQTAQSVMGTLAEDFGNSNASYWNQISQGNAEYPAHMVFDPQYPGWYYDTIAQEWKMLESYTPAVDQSATIDHNQRYQNSNIESYESQAFGSQDHVMNQGESASNYHQQNSNSFQAYSVSKRGTEVSSETKQLGNLYSPVALVDNHAEQQNGFEPSRSVAPYEQLSQTISHSAEVSRFQSFIPAQSYTQFNNQTTVLSDQQMQFRPAFIDAQKSGNHPQQPLQTSTSFYSSPNEGRSSAGRPPHALVTFGFGGKLVVMKNNSLSHTTSVYGYQGSVAGVINVLNLMEVVNDNSDASSFGFGANDYFQTLCQQFFPGPLVGGNIGNKELYKWIDERIANCESSSMGYRGEVLRLLFSLLKISCQYYGKLRSPFGTDQTLKESDYPELAIAKLLGSVKGKGVQSSAYGAFMHCLQNLPSEAQMQATALEVQKLLVSGRKKEALELAQEGQLWGPALVIASQLGDQFYGDTVKLMALKQLKAGSPLRTLCLLIAGQPADVFSTVSPSSNLPGYVHTANQPGQIGANMLDGWEENLAIITANRTKDDELVIIHLGDCLWKERAEVAAAHICYLVAETNFEPYSDGARLCLIGADHWNCPRTYASPEAIQRTELYEYSKVLGNSQYLLLPFQPYKLIYAYMLAEVGKVADSLKYCQAILKSSKTGRAPEVETWRQLVSSLEERLRIHQQGGYNTNLTPNKLVGKLLTFFDNTAQRVVGGQPPPPPSTLHSSVHGNEFPQHPGGSKASDSQPTIAVQSLMSSPSVASTMAMPSLMPSASVESKMAMPSLMPSASVESKMAMPSLRPSASVESKMAMPSLMPSASVESTMTMPSLLPSASMEPISEWTGQTDLSTMTGRSISEPDFGHSNRKVNSSNETNSSGTQEKAAVSSGSSRFGRFGSQLFQKTFGLVLRSQPHRQAKLGETNKFYYDEKLKRWVEEGAEPPAEEAALPPPPTSAAFQNGMNDLSIKDSPKIESVHTSSDNKSPISSDQSSGIPPIPPSSNQYSARARMGVRSRYVDTFNKSRGSPVNLFQSPSIPSAKPVSGSSPKFFIPSPVTPTEEMVKKTGENIQEAVLTNESSPSSFNQDSSSPVPSFSTPASASVSLSSSSSSVTMQRFPSVDNIVHKRVAAVEDSNSRRTASWSGSLNDASNLSKTREIKPLGEALVMPSSSYADTNSGEDLHEIKL; encoded by the exons ATGGCATCTCCTCCATTTGAAGTGGAGGATCAGTTGGATGAGGATTTTTTTGACAAGTTGGTCAATGATGACGACGACTTTGATTTTACTGGATCCAGCCAAAATTTTGTAGTCGAAGCTATTGATTCGCAGGAAGTAAAAGCTTTTTCTAATTTGACTATTAGTGAAACCAGCCCTGCTGGAGTTGATTCTGATGGGAAGGATGTTGATTTTAGTTTAGAAGCAGAAAAGGGTGGAGAAGATGGTGGTGATTCGGCATTATTGGATGCTAATGAGGATACTGTGGCTGCTAATGAGAGCAGTTCAGTGGCACCTAGTAATGTGAAGGAGTGTAGTGAAATTGGGTTGGGAGAGGAGGGTGTATTGGATAGAGAAACCAGTAAGAGTGGTGTAGCTTCGGGTACTGGTGTGAAAGAGGTTCAGTGGAGCTCTTTTAACTCTGATACAAATATTCACAGTAGTGGTGGATTTAGGACATACTCtgaaatttttaatgatttggGGGATAATTCTGAAGACCCTTTTGCTGAAGTGGGGATTAAGGATGATTCGGCAATGGAATTTAACACTACTGCTGGTGTATCAGGGGATTCAGTTTCTGATTTGACTGCTTCTAGCTATCTGCAAAATAATGATGTTCAATACTATGGTGTGGGATCAGAACAAAATGTTGATGGGCAAGATTTGAGCAACAGTCAGTACTGGGAAAATCTTTACCCTGGATGGAGATATGACTCAAATACTGGGCAATGGTATCAGGTAGAGGGATATGATGTGAATGCAACCATGAATTCACAAGAAAGTTTGGGTGTGTCACATTCAGCTAGTCCCGAtgctatttcaaataaaaaaatggacACCTATTCTTTGCAGCAAACAGCTCAGTCTGTTATGGGAACTTTAGCTGAGGATTTTGGGAATTCCAATGCCTCTTACTGGAATCAGATTTCACAAGGAAATGCAGAGTACCCTGCACATATGGTGTTTGATCCCCAGTACCCTGGTTGGTACTATGATACGATTGCCCAAGAATGGAAGATGTTGGAGTCTTACACTCCAGCTGTAGATCAGTCAGCAACCATAGATCATAATCAGCGAtatcaaaatagtaatattgAAAGCTATGAGTCTCAAGCCTTTGGTAGTCAAGACCATGTTATGAATCAGGGTGAATCTGCAAGCAACTACCATCAGCAAAATTCGAATAGTTTCCAAGCTTACTCAGTTTCCAAGAGAGGAACAGAAGTTTCTTCTGAAACCAAGCAATTAGGAAACCTTTATAGTCCTGTGGCTCTTGTAGATAATCATGCAGAGCAACAAAATGGATTTGAACCTTCTAGATCAGTTGCTCCTTATGAACAGCTAAGTCAGACTATTTCTCACAGTGCTGAGGTCTCTAGGTTTCAAAGCTTTATTCCAGCTCAGAGTTATACTCAGTTTAATAATCAGACAACTGTTCTGTCAGACCAACAGATGCAGTTCAGACCTGCTTTCATTGATGCTCAGAAATCAGGAAATCATCCTCAACAGCCACTTCAAACTAGCACTTCATTTTATTCTTCACCCAATGAGGGAAGGTCTTCTGCTGGACGCCCTCCCCATGCTCTAGTTACGTTCGGATTTGGTGGAAAACTTGTTGTCATGAAAAACAACAGTTTGTCTCACACAACCTCAGTGTATGGATACCAG GGCTCTGTAGCAGGTGTGATCAATGTTCTAAATTTGATGGAAGTTGTCAACGACAACAGTGATGCTTCTAGCTTTGGATTTGGTGCTAATGATTACTTTCAGACATTGTGCCAGCAATTCTTCCCTGGTCCTTTGGTTGGTGGGAATATTGGAAATAAAGAGTTGTATAAGTGGATTGATGAAAGGATTGCGAACTGTGAATCTTCAAGCATGGGCTACAGAGGAGAAGTTTTGAGGttgcttttttctttactGAAAATTTCATGTCAGTACTATGGAAAACTTCGGTCTCCTTTTGGCACTGACCAAACTTTGAAG GAAAGCGATTACCCAGAGTTAGCCATTGCTAAGCTTTTAGGGTCTGTGAAAGGGAAGGGAGTGCAATCAAGTGCATATGGTGCTTTCATGCACTGCTTGCAGAACTTGCCCTCAGAAGCACAGATGCAG GCTACTGCTCTTGAGGTACAGAAGCTTCTTGTCTCTGGTAGAAAGAAAGAAGCGTTAGAATTAGCACAGGAAGGTCAACTGTGGGGACCAGCTCTTGTTATTGCATCTCAGCTTGGTGATCAG TTTTATGGTGATACTGTGAAGCTAATGGCactcaagcaattaaaagctgGATCACCATTGCGGACATTATGCCTACTAATTGCAGGCCAACCTGCAGATGTGTTTTCCACAGTTTCCCCTAGTAGCAATCTCCCTGGTTATGTACATACTGCCAACCAGCCTGGACAG ATTGGAGCTAATATGTTGGATGGATGGGAAGAGAACTTAGCCATCATAACAGCTAACAGAACAAAAGATGATGAGCTTGTTATTATTCATCTTGGAGATTGCTTGTGGAAGGAGAGGGCTGAG GTTGCTGCTGCGCACATTTGCTATTTAGTTGCAGAAACCAACTTTGAGCCATATTCAGATGGTGCAAGACTTTGTCTTATTGGCGCTGATCATTGGAACTGTCCACGAACGTATGCTAGTCCCGAGGCTATTCAG AGGACAGAACTGTATGAATACTCGAAGGTGCTAGGAAATTCTCAGTATCTCCTCCTACCGTTTCAGCCATATAAGCTTATTTATGCTTACATGCTGGCTGAAGTTGGAAAAGTGGCTGATTCTTTGAA ATACTGTCAAGCCATTTTGAAGTCTTCGAAAACTGGCCGAGCACCTGAAGTGGAGACTTGGAGACAATTAGTATCATCTCTTGAGGAACGATTAAGAATCCACCAGCAG GGTGGTTACAATACAAATTTGACTCCAAACAAACTGGTTGGTAAATTGCTCACATTCTTTGATAATACTGCTCAACGTGTTGTTGGAGGCCAACCTCCACCTCCACCCTCAACATTGCATAGCAGTGTTCATGGAAATGAGTTTCCCCAGCACCCAGGGGGCTCAAAGGCATCTGACAGTCAACCAACAATAGCGGTGCAATCGCTAATGTCTTCTCCATCAGTGGCATCAACAATGGCCATGCCATCACTAATGCCTTCTGCATCAGTGGAATCAAAAATGGCCATGCCATCACTAATGCCTTCTGCATCAGTGGAATCAAAAATGGCCATGCCATCACTAAGGCCTTCTGCATCAGTGGAATCAAAAATGGCCATGCCATCACTAATGCCTTCTGCATCAGTGGAATCAACAATGACCATGCCATCACTATTGCCTTCTGCATCAATGGAACCCATTAGTGAATGGACTGGTCAGACCGACCTATCGACAATGACTGGTAGAAGTATCTCGGAGCCAGACTTTGGTCATAGCAACAGAAAG GTTAATTCATCCAATGAAACTAACTCATCAGGGACACAAGAAAAAGCAGCAGTGTCAAGTGGGTCATCTCGTTTTGGTCGATTTGGCTCACAGCTGTTCCAAAAGACCTTTGGTTTGGTCCTAAGATCTCAGCCACATCGTCAG GCTAAACTGGGTGAGACAAACAAATTCTATTATGATGAAAAGCTCAAGAGATGGGTTGAGGAAGGAGCTGAACCTCCAGCTGAGGAAGCAGCCTTGCCACCTCCACCCACGAGTGCAGCTTTCCAGAATGGCATGAATGATCTCAGTATAAAAGATTCGCCCAAAATCGAAAGCGTTCACACTAGTAGTGATAATAAAAGCCCCATCTCTTCTGATCAGAGCTCAGGAATTCCACCAATTCCACCCAGTTCAAACCAGTATTCTGCTCGTGCACGTATGGGTGTTCGCTCAAG gTACGTTGACACATTCAACAAGAGTCGGGGAAGCCCTGTAAATTTATTCCAGTCACCTTCTATTCCATCTGCCAAACCTGTTTCCGGTTCTAGTCCTAAGTTTTTCATCCCTTCTCCTGTTACACCTACTGAAGAGATGGTTAAAAAGACTGGGGAAAACATTCAGGAAGCAGTCCTGACCAATGAAAGTTCACCATCATCTTTTAATCAAGATTCATCATCTCCAGTACCATCATTCTCAACACCAGCATCTGCATCAGTAtcactatcatcatcatcatcatcagtgACTATGCAGCGGTTTCCTAGTGTGGATAATATAGTGCACAAAAGGGTAGCAGCAGTAGAAGACAGCAACTCTCGACGTACAGCATCCTGGAGCGGAAGCCTCAATGATGCTTCCAATCTTTCTAAGACAAGGGAAATAAAACCTCTAGGAGAAGCCCTAGTTATGCCTTCATCGTCATATGCTGACACTAATTCCGGTGAAGACCTTCACGAAATCAAGCTTTGA
- the LOC18614374 gene encoding protein transport protein SEC16B homolog isoform X2, translated as MASPPFEVEDQLDEDFFDKLVNDDDDFDFTGSSQNFVVEAIDSQEVKAFSNLTISETSPAGVDSDGKDVDFSLEAEKGGEDGGDSALLDANEDTVAANESSSVAPSNVKECSEIGLGEEGVLDRETSKSGVASGTGVKEVQWSSFNSDTNIHSSGGFRTYSEIFNDLGDNSEDPFAEVGIKDDSAMEFNTTAGVSGDSVSDLTASSYLQNNDVQYYGVGSEQNVDGQDLSNSQYWENLYPGWRYDSNTGQWYQVEGYDVNATMNSQESLGVSHSASPDAISNKKMDTYSLQQTAQSVMGTLAEDFGNSNASYWNQISQGNAEYPAHMVFDPQYPGWYYDTIAQEWKMLESYTPAVDQSATIDHNQRYQNSNIESYESQAFGSQDHVMNQGESASNYHQQNSNSFQAYSVSKRGTEVSSETKQLGNLYSPVALVDNHAEQQNGFEPSRSVAPYEQLSQTISHSAEVSRFQSFIPAQSYTQFNNQTTVLSDQQMQFRPAFIDAQKSGNHPQQPLQTSTSFYSSPNEGRSSAGRPPHALVTFGFGGKLVVMKNNSLSHTTSVYGYQGSVAGVINVLNLMEVVNDNSDASSFGFGANDYFQTLCQQFFPGPLVGGNIGNKELYKWIDERIANCESSSMGYRGEVLRLLFSLLKISCQYYGKLRSPFGTDQTLKESDYPELAIAKLLGSVKGKGVQSSAYGAFMHCLQNLPSEAQMQATALEVQKLLVSGRKKEALELAQEGQLWGPALVIASQLGDQFYGDTVKLMALKQLKAGSPLRTLCLLIAGQPADVFSTVSPSSNLPGYVHTANQPGQIGANMLDGWEENLAIITANRTKDDELVIIHLGDCLWKERAEVAAAHICYLVAETNFEPYSDGARLCLIGADHWNCPRTYASPEAIQRTELYEYSKVLGNSQYLLLPFQPYKLIYAYMLAEVGKVADSLKYCQAILKSSKTGRAPEVETWRQLVSSLEERLRIHQQGGYNTNLTPNKLVGKLLTFFDNTAQRVVGGQPPPPPSTLHSSVHGNEFPQHPGGSKASDSQPTIAVQSLMSSPSVASTMAMPSLMPSASVESKMAMPSLMPSASVESKMAMPSLRPSASVESKMAMPSLMPSASVESTMTMPSLLPSASMEPISEWTGQTDLSTMTGRSISEPDFGHSNRKGHKKKQQCQVGHLVLVDLAHSCSKRPLVWS; from the exons ATGGCATCTCCTCCATTTGAAGTGGAGGATCAGTTGGATGAGGATTTTTTTGACAAGTTGGTCAATGATGACGACGACTTTGATTTTACTGGATCCAGCCAAAATTTTGTAGTCGAAGCTATTGATTCGCAGGAAGTAAAAGCTTTTTCTAATTTGACTATTAGTGAAACCAGCCCTGCTGGAGTTGATTCTGATGGGAAGGATGTTGATTTTAGTTTAGAAGCAGAAAAGGGTGGAGAAGATGGTGGTGATTCGGCATTATTGGATGCTAATGAGGATACTGTGGCTGCTAATGAGAGCAGTTCAGTGGCACCTAGTAATGTGAAGGAGTGTAGTGAAATTGGGTTGGGAGAGGAGGGTGTATTGGATAGAGAAACCAGTAAGAGTGGTGTAGCTTCGGGTACTGGTGTGAAAGAGGTTCAGTGGAGCTCTTTTAACTCTGATACAAATATTCACAGTAGTGGTGGATTTAGGACATACTCtgaaatttttaatgatttggGGGATAATTCTGAAGACCCTTTTGCTGAAGTGGGGATTAAGGATGATTCGGCAATGGAATTTAACACTACTGCTGGTGTATCAGGGGATTCAGTTTCTGATTTGACTGCTTCTAGCTATCTGCAAAATAATGATGTTCAATACTATGGTGTGGGATCAGAACAAAATGTTGATGGGCAAGATTTGAGCAACAGTCAGTACTGGGAAAATCTTTACCCTGGATGGAGATATGACTCAAATACTGGGCAATGGTATCAGGTAGAGGGATATGATGTGAATGCAACCATGAATTCACAAGAAAGTTTGGGTGTGTCACATTCAGCTAGTCCCGAtgctatttcaaataaaaaaatggacACCTATTCTTTGCAGCAAACAGCTCAGTCTGTTATGGGAACTTTAGCTGAGGATTTTGGGAATTCCAATGCCTCTTACTGGAATCAGATTTCACAAGGAAATGCAGAGTACCCTGCACATATGGTGTTTGATCCCCAGTACCCTGGTTGGTACTATGATACGATTGCCCAAGAATGGAAGATGTTGGAGTCTTACACTCCAGCTGTAGATCAGTCAGCAACCATAGATCATAATCAGCGAtatcaaaatagtaatattgAAAGCTATGAGTCTCAAGCCTTTGGTAGTCAAGACCATGTTATGAATCAGGGTGAATCTGCAAGCAACTACCATCAGCAAAATTCGAATAGTTTCCAAGCTTACTCAGTTTCCAAGAGAGGAACAGAAGTTTCTTCTGAAACCAAGCAATTAGGAAACCTTTATAGTCCTGTGGCTCTTGTAGATAATCATGCAGAGCAACAAAATGGATTTGAACCTTCTAGATCAGTTGCTCCTTATGAACAGCTAAGTCAGACTATTTCTCACAGTGCTGAGGTCTCTAGGTTTCAAAGCTTTATTCCAGCTCAGAGTTATACTCAGTTTAATAATCAGACAACTGTTCTGTCAGACCAACAGATGCAGTTCAGACCTGCTTTCATTGATGCTCAGAAATCAGGAAATCATCCTCAACAGCCACTTCAAACTAGCACTTCATTTTATTCTTCACCCAATGAGGGAAGGTCTTCTGCTGGACGCCCTCCCCATGCTCTAGTTACGTTCGGATTTGGTGGAAAACTTGTTGTCATGAAAAACAACAGTTTGTCTCACACAACCTCAGTGTATGGATACCAG GGCTCTGTAGCAGGTGTGATCAATGTTCTAAATTTGATGGAAGTTGTCAACGACAACAGTGATGCTTCTAGCTTTGGATTTGGTGCTAATGATTACTTTCAGACATTGTGCCAGCAATTCTTCCCTGGTCCTTTGGTTGGTGGGAATATTGGAAATAAAGAGTTGTATAAGTGGATTGATGAAAGGATTGCGAACTGTGAATCTTCAAGCATGGGCTACAGAGGAGAAGTTTTGAGGttgcttttttctttactGAAAATTTCATGTCAGTACTATGGAAAACTTCGGTCTCCTTTTGGCACTGACCAAACTTTGAAG GAAAGCGATTACCCAGAGTTAGCCATTGCTAAGCTTTTAGGGTCTGTGAAAGGGAAGGGAGTGCAATCAAGTGCATATGGTGCTTTCATGCACTGCTTGCAGAACTTGCCCTCAGAAGCACAGATGCAG GCTACTGCTCTTGAGGTACAGAAGCTTCTTGTCTCTGGTAGAAAGAAAGAAGCGTTAGAATTAGCACAGGAAGGTCAACTGTGGGGACCAGCTCTTGTTATTGCATCTCAGCTTGGTGATCAG TTTTATGGTGATACTGTGAAGCTAATGGCactcaagcaattaaaagctgGATCACCATTGCGGACATTATGCCTACTAATTGCAGGCCAACCTGCAGATGTGTTTTCCACAGTTTCCCCTAGTAGCAATCTCCCTGGTTATGTACATACTGCCAACCAGCCTGGACAG ATTGGAGCTAATATGTTGGATGGATGGGAAGAGAACTTAGCCATCATAACAGCTAACAGAACAAAAGATGATGAGCTTGTTATTATTCATCTTGGAGATTGCTTGTGGAAGGAGAGGGCTGAG GTTGCTGCTGCGCACATTTGCTATTTAGTTGCAGAAACCAACTTTGAGCCATATTCAGATGGTGCAAGACTTTGTCTTATTGGCGCTGATCATTGGAACTGTCCACGAACGTATGCTAGTCCCGAGGCTATTCAG AGGACAGAACTGTATGAATACTCGAAGGTGCTAGGAAATTCTCAGTATCTCCTCCTACCGTTTCAGCCATATAAGCTTATTTATGCTTACATGCTGGCTGAAGTTGGAAAAGTGGCTGATTCTTTGAA ATACTGTCAAGCCATTTTGAAGTCTTCGAAAACTGGCCGAGCACCTGAAGTGGAGACTTGGAGACAATTAGTATCATCTCTTGAGGAACGATTAAGAATCCACCAGCAG GGTGGTTACAATACAAATTTGACTCCAAACAAACTGGTTGGTAAATTGCTCACATTCTTTGATAATACTGCTCAACGTGTTGTTGGAGGCCAACCTCCACCTCCACCCTCAACATTGCATAGCAGTGTTCATGGAAATGAGTTTCCCCAGCACCCAGGGGGCTCAAAGGCATCTGACAGTCAACCAACAATAGCGGTGCAATCGCTAATGTCTTCTCCATCAGTGGCATCAACAATGGCCATGCCATCACTAATGCCTTCTGCATCAGTGGAATCAAAAATGGCCATGCCATCACTAATGCCTTCTGCATCAGTGGAATCAAAAATGGCCATGCCATCACTAAGGCCTTCTGCATCAGTGGAATCAAAAATGGCCATGCCATCACTAATGCCTTCTGCATCAGTGGAATCAACAATGACCATGCCATCACTATTGCCTTCTGCATCAATGGAACCCATTAGTGAATGGACTGGTCAGACCGACCTATCGACAATGACTGGTAGAAGTATCTCGGAGCCAGACTTTGGTCATAGCAACAGAAAG GGACACAAGAAAAAGCAGCAGTGTCAAGTGGGTCATCTCGTTTTGGTCGATTTGGCTCACAGCTGTTCCAAAAGACCTTTGGTTTGGTCCTAA